In one Brevibacillus composti genomic region, the following are encoded:
- a CDS encoding aldehyde dehydrogenase family protein — MAQTYANYINGEWVPSQTGEVFPSINPARTQEVLGYFQKSNAADTRHAIEAAAESFISWSRVAAPLRGEFLYKLITLLEEKREELAETITREVGKTLKEARGEVNKTIASMKQLTGEVTRLSGQTLPSFDEQVFAYTVREPIGVFAIIAPWNFPLGIGLWKIVPAILAGNTVVFKPASNTSLISVKLVELLVEAGVPAGVVNLVTGPGAVIGEELTRNPLIKGISFTGSSEVGLALGKAVGARGGKIQAEMGGKNPAIIMPDADIDLAIDCIVTSGFLDNGQRCTGTSRVIVLPEVAAEVKAKLIARAEAIRVGDGFDPNSVNGPLADEHQLRTYLHYVQKGIEEGAKLECGGKRLQGGGLEDGYFVAPTVFTGVTPQMTIAQEEIFGPVIAVIDAGSFEEAMEVANQVEFGLSSTIFTNDLKKAFQFVKGIQSGVTHVNMPSTHFESHYPFGGKKISGLGPREQGESALDFYVELKTVYIRP, encoded by the coding sequence ATGGCGCAAACTTATGCCAACTACATCAACGGAGAGTGGGTGCCCAGCCAGACGGGAGAAGTATTTCCCAGCATCAATCCTGCCCGGACACAGGAAGTGCTTGGCTATTTCCAGAAATCAAATGCAGCCGATACACGCCATGCCATCGAAGCGGCTGCGGAGTCATTTATCTCTTGGTCCCGCGTCGCGGCCCCGCTGCGCGGCGAATTTTTGTACAAGCTCATCACACTCCTGGAGGAGAAGCGGGAGGAATTAGCGGAGACGATCACTCGCGAGGTCGGCAAAACCCTGAAGGAAGCGAGAGGGGAAGTGAACAAGACGATCGCCTCCATGAAGCAGTTGACGGGAGAGGTTACGCGATTGAGCGGCCAGACGCTTCCGTCCTTTGATGAACAGGTCTTTGCCTATACGGTCCGGGAGCCGATTGGCGTTTTTGCCATCATCGCTCCGTGGAATTTTCCTTTGGGAATCGGACTGTGGAAAATCGTTCCGGCGATCCTTGCAGGGAATACGGTCGTCTTTAAGCCGGCCAGCAACACCTCGCTGATCAGCGTCAAGCTCGTCGAGTTGCTGGTGGAGGCGGGTGTGCCCGCAGGCGTCGTCAATCTGGTTACCGGTCCGGGAGCGGTCATCGGGGAAGAGCTGACCCGCAATCCGCTGATCAAAGGCATCTCGTTTACCGGCTCATCCGAAGTGGGACTTGCTTTGGGGAAAGCGGTCGGCGCCCGTGGCGGAAAAATCCAGGCGGAGATGGGCGGCAAAAACCCGGCGATCATCATGCCGGACGCAGATATCGATCTGGCGATTGACTGCATCGTCACGAGCGGATTTTTGGATAACGGCCAGCGCTGTACCGGAACCAGCCGCGTAATCGTCCTGCCGGAAGTGGCCGCAGAGGTGAAGGCAAAGCTGATCGCGCGGGCGGAGGCGATCCGCGTAGGCGACGGCTTCGATCCAAACAGCGTCAACGGTCCGCTGGCGGACGAGCATCAGCTGAGAACCTATCTGCACTACGTCCAAAAAGGGATTGAGGAAGGGGCGAAGCTGGAGTGCGGAGGCAAGCGGCTCCAAGGCGGAGGTCTGGAAGACGGATACTTCGTGGCTCCTACCGTCTTTACGGGCGTGACACCGCAGATGACGATCGCCCAAGAGGAAATTTTCGGACCCGTGATCGCCGTGATCGATGCGGGCAGCTTCGAAGAGGCGATGGAGGTGGCCAATCAGGTAGAATTTGGCCTGTCCTCGACGATCTTTACCAACGACCTGAAGAAAGCCTTCCAGTTCGTCAAGGGGATACAGTCCGGCGTCACGCATGTCAACATGCCATCCACACATTTTGAATCGCATTACCCGTTCGGCGGGAAGAAAATATCCGGCCTCGGGCCGCGTGAGCAGGGAGAATCCGCACTGGATTTCTACGTGGAGTTGAAGACGGTCTATATTCGCCCATAA
- a CDS encoding ComEC/Rec2 family competence protein, which yields MLWKAGRAWLLVMAVLILLLPGCSIDDHLQKTVKVEDPFASEDERDFIGLVIYYLELAHGESILIRLPSGKHMLVDTGSAEDWPRLFKELTDRRITRLEYVVLTNDQPEHAGGFAFLAERFPMEKVILPKLIELPIQKATMLRPGKHVQTVVDGDVVKLDSEVVMEVLHPSEPLFLSPQDNSLVFQLRHGELPFLFVSGINEKAEGRLLEKHKERLKAAVLKVADQGSNQATTQPFLSRVDPQVAVILTAQTKDESRLGQEEVLERLGESWAETYLTSQDGTIVIFSNGKDYRILKRKK from the coding sequence ATGCTATGGAAAGCGGGAAGAGCTTGGCTGTTGGTGATGGCTGTCCTGATTTTGTTGCTGCCCGGCTGCTCGATCGACGACCATTTACAAAAAACGGTGAAGGTGGAGGACCCGTTCGCAAGTGAAGACGAGCGTGACTTTATCGGCCTTGTCATTTATTATCTGGAATTGGCGCATGGCGAAAGTATATTGATACGCTTGCCAAGCGGAAAGCACATGCTGGTCGATACCGGCAGTGCCGAAGATTGGCCGCGGTTATTTAAAGAATTGACAGATCGGCGCATCACCCGGCTGGAGTATGTCGTTCTGACCAATGATCAGCCGGAGCATGCGGGCGGCTTTGCTTTTTTGGCGGAGCGCTTTCCGATGGAAAAGGTGATATTGCCCAAGCTGATCGAGCTGCCCATCCAAAAGGCGACGATGCTCCGGCCGGGCAAACATGTGCAGACTGTGGTTGACGGAGATGTGGTCAAATTGGACAGCGAAGTCGTGATGGAGGTGCTCCATCCCAGCGAGCCGCTGTTTCTCTCGCCGCAGGACAATTCGCTGGTCTTCCAGCTGCGGCACGGGGAGCTGCCGTTTTTATTCGTCAGCGGGATCAATGAAAAAGCCGAGGGGCGGCTGCTGGAAAAGCATAAGGAGCGCTTGAAGGCGGCTGTCCTGAAGGTAGCCGATCAAGGCAGCAACCAGGCCACGACGCAGCCGTTTTTAAGCAGAGTAGACCCGCAGGTGGCCGTGATCTTGACCGCCCAGACCAAAGATGAGAGCCGCCTGGGCCAGGAAGAAGTGCTGGAGCGGCTGGGCGAGTCATGGGCGGAGACCTATCTCACCAGTCAGGACGGAACCATTGTCATCTTTTCCAACGGGAAGGATTACCGCATTTTGAAACGAAAAAAATAA
- a CDS encoding amidohydrolase gives MNKKTILTHATVITVNGQNEVISDGAVGYEGSVITYVGPTPEDLSGYDEVIDLKGNYLLPGLVNTHGHVGMSLLRGYADDLPLQQWLEDKMWPLEAQFTSDHVKWGTYISLIEMIRTGTTTFVDMYDHMDEVAKAVEASGMRARLCRGMIGLCSEEERAAKLRESVAFARNWHNQADGRITVMMAPHAPYTCPPSFISQIVDKAEELDLPIHIHMSETAWEVGQNVKDYGVRPVAHLENLGVFNRPTLLAHAVHLTDEEIDVLANYQVKVSHNVVSNLKLASGVAPVPKMLAKGISVSLGTDSSASNNNLNLFEELKLAAILHKGVNHDPVAVPADAALRMATRYGADGVFQAESLGSIEVGKQADLIVLNSHQAHFHPAHDPVSHVVYAANGRDVTDTIVAGSFLMRNGELLTVDEERAIYEVNRMFQQLNR, from the coding sequence TTGAACAAAAAGACAATCTTAACACATGCGACAGTAATCACCGTCAACGGACAAAACGAAGTGATTTCGGACGGGGCTGTCGGCTACGAAGGCAGTGTCATCACCTATGTCGGTCCGACTCCGGAAGATCTCAGCGGCTATGACGAAGTGATTGATCTCAAAGGAAACTATCTGCTCCCGGGACTGGTCAATACGCATGGCCACGTAGGAATGTCCCTGCTGCGCGGCTATGCGGATGACTTGCCGCTGCAGCAATGGCTGGAAGACAAGATGTGGCCCCTGGAGGCTCAATTCACGTCCGATCATGTGAAATGGGGCACATACATATCCTTGATCGAGATGATCCGAACCGGAACGACGACGTTCGTGGATATGTACGACCATATGGATGAAGTGGCAAAAGCGGTGGAAGCCTCCGGGATGAGAGCCAGACTCTGCCGGGGGATGATCGGGCTTTGCTCGGAGGAGGAGCGCGCGGCCAAGCTGCGCGAATCGGTCGCCTTTGCGCGCAATTGGCATAACCAGGCGGATGGACGGATCACGGTCATGATGGCGCCGCATGCTCCTTATACCTGCCCGCCATCGTTCATCAGCCAAATCGTGGATAAAGCGGAGGAGCTGGACCTGCCGATCCACATCCACATGTCGGAGACCGCATGGGAAGTTGGACAGAACGTGAAGGATTACGGCGTACGCCCGGTTGCCCACCTGGAGAATCTCGGTGTCTTCAATCGTCCGACACTGCTGGCTCATGCCGTTCATCTCACGGATGAAGAGATCGATGTCTTGGCAAACTATCAGGTAAAGGTGTCCCATAATGTCGTCAGCAACCTGAAGCTGGCCAGCGGTGTAGCCCCCGTGCCAAAAATGCTCGCCAAGGGGATCAGCGTATCGCTCGGAACGGACAGCAGTGCAAGCAACAACAACCTCAATCTGTTCGAGGAATTGAAGCTGGCAGCTATTCTGCACAAAGGCGTCAATCATGACCCTGTGGCTGTGCCAGCTGATGCCGCCTTGCGGATGGCGACGCGTTACGGTGCGGATGGCGTGTTTCAGGCTGAATCGCTGGGATCGATTGAGGTGGGCAAACAGGCCGACCTGATCGTCTTGAACAGCCACCAGGCGCATTTCCATCCTGCTCACGATCCGGTCTCCCACGTGGTGTACGCCGCCAATGGGCGCGACGTGACAGATACGATCGTGGCCGGCAGCTTCTTGATGCGCAACGGAGAACTGCTGACCGTGGATGAAGAACGCGCGATCTATGAAGTCAACCGCATGTTTCAACAGCTCAATCGCTAA
- the ltrA gene encoding group II intron reverse transcriptase/maturase, translated as MNVTETGDKGSQLPTEGSPQKNSAEHEGYAGVHVPERIAETDDTNANESKERLLEKIISRDNLNEAFKRVKANKGSHGIDGMGVDELLQYLKENGETIKEQILAGRYRPNPVRRVEIPKENGKKRNLGIPTVVDRVIQQAIAQMLTPIYEQQFSDNSFGFRPKRSAHQAIRRSQQYIQEGYRYVVDMDLEKYFDTVNQSKLIEVLSRTIKDGRVISLIHKYLRAGVVVKHKFEETEVGVPQGGNLSPILSNIMLNELDKELEKRGHKFVRYADDLLIFCKSRRSAERTLTNILPYIEKKLFLKVNREKTVVDLAIRVKFLGFSFYNQRGQVKVRIHPKSIAKMKTRVKELTARSNGMGNEERAERLRRYIMGWVNYFKIADMKNLLQTTDEWMRRRIRMIYWKQWKRIRTKFEKLISFGIPKFKAWEYANTRKSYWRISNSPILAKALDNNTIKGLGFLFFSDYYRQVTA; from the coding sequence ATGAATGTTACCGAAACAGGAGATAAGGGCAGCCAACTTCCAACGGAAGGCTCACCGCAAAAGAATAGTGCGGAACACGAAGGATATGCGGGAGTGCACGTTCCTGAGAGGATAGCTGAAACCGACGACACCAACGCAAACGAGTCGAAGGAAAGGTTACTTGAGAAAATCATAAGCAGAGACAATTTGAACGAAGCGTTCAAAAGAGTCAAAGCGAATAAAGGTTCACACGGAATCGACGGGATGGGCGTAGATGAACTTCTACAATATCTCAAAGAAAACGGTGAAACCATCAAGGAACAAATCCTGGCGGGCAGATATCGCCCAAATCCCGTTCGAAGGGTAGAAATCCCAAAAGAGAACGGAAAGAAAAGAAACCTGGGCATCCCAACGGTGGTTGATCGAGTAATCCAGCAGGCAATTGCACAAATGCTCACGCCGATCTATGAGCAACAGTTCTCGGACAACAGCTTCGGGTTCCGACCCAAACGAAGTGCCCACCAAGCCATAAGGCGCAGCCAGCAATATATTCAGGAAGGCTACCGCTATGTTGTGGATATGGATCTAGAGAAATACTTTGACACCGTCAACCAAAGCAAGCTCATTGAAGTACTCTCAAGAACGATTAAGGACGGACGAGTCATTTCACTAATTCATAAATATCTTCGGGCAGGAGTTGTCGTGAAGCACAAGTTTGAGGAAACAGAAGTCGGCGTACCGCAGGGCGGGAATCTGAGTCCAATTCTCAGTAATATCATGCTGAATGAGTTGGACAAGGAGCTGGAGAAGAGAGGACACAAGTTTGTGCGATACGCAGATGATTTACTCATCTTCTGCAAGAGCAGACGAAGTGCCGAACGGACACTAACCAACATTCTCCCCTACATTGAAAAGAAGCTGTTCCTAAAAGTAAATCGGGAGAAAACCGTGGTGGACCTAGCCATTCGAGTGAAGTTTCTGGGATTCTCATTCTACAACCAACGAGGGCAAGTGAAAGTCCGCATCCATCCCAAATCCATCGCCAAAATGAAAACAAGAGTGAAGGAACTAACCGCAAGAAGCAATGGCATGGGAAATGAAGAGAGAGCCGAAAGGCTCAGACGCTATATCATGGGATGGGTCAACTACTTCAAGATTGCGGATATGAAGAACCTGCTCCAAACAACGGATGAATGGATGAGAAGAAGGATTCGAATGATCTACTGGAAACAATGGAAACGAATAAGGACAAAATTCGAAAAGCTGATCTCGTTTGGAATCCCAAAGTTCAAGGCATGGGAATACGCAAATACAAGAAAGAGCTACTGGAGAATCTCCAATAGCCCCATCCTCGCGAAAGCCCTCGATAACAACACCATTAAAGGCCTCGGATTTCTTTTCTTCTCAGATTATTATCGACAAGTGACTGCGTGA
- a CDS encoding AAA family ATPase, which yields MGKEILIGVIPAVLVFLLFLGINITPFIVFAVVLTALFFLINRQGQGNLSIGGKGKAKHVVPKSTVQFAEIGGQERAKNELMEALDFLKHKDQIAQYGIRPLKGVLLTGPPGTGKTLMAKAAANYTNSAFVAASGSQFVEMYVGVGAQRVRDLFKEVKALAEKNGQDSGIIFIDEIDVIGGKRDGQQQREYDQTLNQLLTEMDGIGTSEKPRILIIAATNRKDMLDAALLRPGRFDRHISVDLPDKTAREQILAIHTKNKPLAPDVSLEQVAQETFGFSGAQLESVANEAAIYAMREKSASIEARHFAYAVDKVMLGEKVDREASGEEKRRVALHELGHAIMSEIVRPGSVSQVTLSPRGKALGYVRQNPMEDRYLYTKDALEKQIMVCLGGAVAEEIYYGGRSTGSKNDFEQALNMAQEIVQSGMSRLGIVHVGYIAKDRIHDEVNFLLEELLEKTRDLLGKHDPVFRQGLETLMEAEVLQGDEFRSLLKQYSPTTQELAG from the coding sequence GTGGGTAAAGAAATCCTGATCGGTGTCATCCCTGCAGTGCTGGTATTTCTCTTGTTCCTGGGGATCAATATCACGCCGTTTATCGTCTTTGCTGTCGTCCTGACGGCGCTCTTTTTCCTGATCAACCGCCAGGGTCAGGGCAATCTGTCTATCGGCGGCAAGGGGAAAGCAAAGCACGTCGTCCCCAAATCGACTGTGCAGTTTGCGGAGATCGGCGGGCAGGAAAGAGCCAAAAACGAATTGATGGAAGCGCTCGATTTCCTGAAGCACAAGGATCAGATCGCCCAATACGGCATTCGTCCGCTGAAAGGCGTGCTGCTGACAGGACCTCCGGGTACGGGCAAAACGCTGATGGCCAAAGCTGCCGCCAACTATACCAATTCCGCATTTGTCGCTGCATCCGGCTCCCAATTCGTCGAGATGTACGTTGGGGTTGGTGCCCAGCGCGTGCGCGACCTGTTTAAAGAGGTCAAAGCGCTGGCAGAGAAAAACGGGCAGGACAGCGGGATCATTTTCATCGACGAGATCGATGTCATCGGTGGAAAGCGAGACGGACAGCAGCAGCGCGAGTACGATCAGACGCTGAACCAGCTGTTGACCGAGATGGATGGGATTGGGACGAGTGAAAAGCCGCGCATTCTGATAATTGCGGCCACCAACCGGAAGGATATGCTGGACGCGGCGCTGCTTCGTCCGGGCCGTTTTGACCGGCACATCAGCGTCGATTTGCCGGACAAGACAGCGCGGGAGCAGATTCTCGCGATCCATACCAAAAATAAACCGCTCGCGCCCGATGTCTCGCTGGAGCAGGTGGCCCAAGAGACATTCGGCTTTTCCGGCGCACAGCTGGAGAGCGTTGCCAATGAGGCAGCCATCTACGCCATGCGTGAAAAGAGTGCGAGCATCGAAGCCCGCCATTTTGCCTACGCTGTAGACAAGGTGATGCTGGGTGAAAAGGTAGACAGAGAAGCGTCGGGCGAAGAAAAGAGACGCGTCGCCTTGCATGAACTGGGCCATGCCATCATGAGCGAAATCGTCCGCCCGGGATCGGTCTCCCAGGTGACGCTGAGCCCGCGGGGCAAAGCGCTGGGGTACGTGCGGCAAAATCCGATGGAAGACCGTTATCTCTATACCAAGGACGCTTTGGAAAAACAGATCATGGTCTGTCTCGGCGGAGCCGTCGCGGAAGAAATCTACTACGGCGGCCGCAGCACCGGCTCGAAAAACGACTTTGAGCAGGCGCTGAACATGGCGCAGGAAATCGTGCAGAGCGGGATGTCTCGCCTCGGCATCGTCCATGTGGGGTATATCGCCAAGGACCGCATCCACGATGAAGTAAACTTCCTCCTGGAAGAGCTGCTGGAGAAGACGCGCGATTTGCTGGGCAAGCACGATCCCGTCTTCCGGCAAGGCCTTGAGACACTGATGGAAGCGGAAGTTCTGCAGGGGGACGAATTCCGCAGCCTGTTGAAACAATATTCTCCCACCACACAGGAGCTGGCAGGATAA
- a CDS encoding redox-sensing transcriptional repressor Rex, whose translation MAKSEKISEAVVRRLPIYLRYLSYLQQVGVATVSSQQMGKNLDVNPAQIRKDLSSFGDFGKKGIGYDVNYLVEKIRQILKLNEEIRVALIGAGHLGHAISNYNAHVEDYMRIAAIFDNDPAKCGKVLAGITIQPLEELVETVQRQKIRLAIITVPASAAQSVANLLLEAGIEGILNFAPTTIRADRDVRIHYADVTSSLQSLAYYLT comes from the coding sequence GTGGCCAAAAGTGAAAAGATTTCGGAAGCTGTAGTGCGTCGCTTGCCGATCTATCTGCGCTACCTAAGTTACTTGCAGCAAGTGGGCGTAGCGACGGTGTCCTCCCAGCAGATGGGCAAAAATCTGGATGTCAATCCGGCGCAGATCAGAAAAGATCTTTCCTCCTTTGGGGATTTCGGCAAAAAAGGGATCGGGTACGACGTCAACTATCTGGTGGAAAAAATCCGGCAGATTTTAAAGTTAAACGAAGAAATTCGGGTGGCATTGATCGGAGCGGGCCATTTGGGACACGCCATCAGCAACTACAATGCGCATGTGGAAGATTACATGCGGATCGCCGCCATCTTTGACAATGATCCGGCGAAATGCGGAAAAGTGCTGGCGGGCATCACGATTCAGCCGCTGGAAGAGCTGGTTGAAACCGTACAGCGCCAAAAGATCCGGCTGGCGATTATCACGGTACCGGCATCTGCCGCCCAGTCGGTGGCCAACCTTCTATTGGAAGCAGGGATTGAAGGCATTCTCAATTTTGCGCCGACCACGATCCGGGCGGACCGGGACGTGCGCATCCACTACGCAGACGTGACATCCAGCCTGCAGAGCCTTGCCTATTATTTAACATAG
- a CDS encoding cell wall elongation regulator TseB-like domain-containing protein → MYWRIIAGVFAILLVVGLSSAYHLGSTVVGKQKDFESQVRQWVQERTTIAQIATIDEYRGKESYAVVTGVNKAGTPVIVWMTADTIAFDTMERMVTRESVEAAVKKGFPQGEIYRIVAGIDGEKRFWEVTVRDEEGRFHYLHYDLYTGALLTSYVIHS, encoded by the coding sequence GTGTATTGGAGAATCATCGCAGGAGTCTTTGCAATCTTGCTGGTCGTCGGCCTCAGCTCGGCTTACCACCTGGGATCGACAGTCGTGGGCAAGCAAAAAGACTTTGAAAGTCAGGTCAGACAATGGGTGCAAGAGCGTACGACGATCGCGCAGATCGCCACAATTGACGAGTACCGCGGCAAGGAATCCTACGCCGTCGTCACCGGAGTAAACAAGGCGGGCACGCCCGTGATCGTCTGGATGACTGCCGATACGATCGCCTTTGATACGATGGAGCGAATGGTGACGCGGGAAAGTGTAGAAGCGGCTGTGAAAAAGGGTTTTCCCCAGGGGGAAATCTATCGGATCGTCGCGGGCATTGACGGGGAGAAACGCTTCTGGGAAGTGACGGTCCGCGACGAGGAAGGCCGCTTCCACTATTTGCATTACGATCTGTATACAGGCGCCTTGCTCACCTCCTATGTCATCCACTCGTAA
- a CDS encoding helix-turn-helix domain-containing protein, with protein MRTLQMLQAYLQQTWCGVEFAVWVKTRRDRHMRLLISADDGLSGRPDDYMPAFFPSLPSAPSSSSSLPAARYDVFEKPPDTYIRYVLSTDSSALVRFRPSEPDQPLALTDGPLHTLGLYLCLLEAEETIEAKDKVLTKLIESTRSIASSLDIESVIHDLIRNTLTVIPAADAGLLHLYDPELERLVPKAAVGFRESVIHRFRLRVGESIAGKVYLDGKPRIFHTHKEIQAAMADLSIENYQHLDDAKELRHLHGLMCVPISRGVQRIGVLVIHQFHQENVFLESDLRILQDVADLTAVALENARLYADTKAALEQTAKLTEELKAKHDDLVKRTQIHETLKRLSLRNNGTEAIASALGNMVGKPLLLIDWLEQRHYPPHSELRELFSWDELTLLVSSRLHPRWISVSDKTADGWPEQPFSVYIYPLANGSVFLGCLLIRADSCTLSDLERITIEQGIAILALDLVKKQSLSSVFYKRSHDLFQHLLTAKGAELSHQAQSIGLMPGATYLCVHAMLLRCYDLAKQEAHIHRIVHRWKQLFNGWEVITYGFHNQLTMLIEAASHAHPRSCAEKLGDFAREWNQQEDCQIAIGVGGAYSGLEQIAKSFEEAKKAVQYLNNRNRFGVVRYGELGVNQLMINQTAEDMAAFVRDVFRPFWENRAKYAELEKTLLVYIQCSQSAQETANELHIHINTLYQRLRKIEALLNIDFKRPEDMLKIQLACHLRTEAAGAL; from the coding sequence ATGCGTACGCTGCAGATGCTGCAAGCTTACTTGCAACAGACATGGTGCGGTGTGGAATTTGCCGTCTGGGTGAAAACAAGGAGAGACCGGCACATGCGGCTGCTGATCAGTGCGGATGACGGTCTTTCAGGCAGGCCGGACGATTATATGCCTGCCTTTTTTCCGTCACTACCGTCCGCTCCGTCGTCATCGTCCAGCCTCCCTGCCGCCCGCTATGACGTGTTTGAAAAGCCGCCCGATACCTACATCCGGTATGTCCTGTCGACGGACAGCTCCGCGCTGGTGCGATTCCGGCCGAGCGAGCCTGATCAGCCGCTTGCGCTCACGGACGGCCCGCTGCATACCCTCGGCTTGTACCTCTGCCTTTTGGAGGCGGAAGAGACGATCGAGGCGAAGGACAAGGTGTTGACCAAGCTGATCGAAAGCACGCGCTCCATCGCCTCCTCGCTGGATATCGAGAGCGTCATCCACGATCTCATCCGCAATACTCTCACGGTCATCCCCGCAGCTGATGCCGGGCTGCTCCATCTGTACGATCCCGAGCTGGAGCGGCTCGTGCCCAAAGCGGCTGTCGGCTTCCGCGAGAGTGTGATTCACCGCTTCCGCCTGCGGGTGGGCGAATCCATCGCGGGCAAAGTCTATCTGGACGGCAAGCCGCGCATCTTTCACACGCACAAAGAAATCCAGGCCGCGATGGCTGACCTGTCCATCGAAAACTATCAGCATCTGGATGACGCCAAAGAGCTGCGCCATCTGCACGGACTGATGTGCGTCCCGATTTCGCGCGGGGTGCAGCGCATCGGCGTACTGGTCATTCACCAGTTCCATCAGGAGAACGTCTTTTTGGAAAGCGATCTGCGCATCCTGCAGGACGTGGCCGATCTGACTGCGGTCGCCCTGGAAAATGCCCGTCTCTACGCCGATACCAAAGCGGCGCTGGAGCAAACCGCCAAATTGACCGAGGAGCTCAAAGCCAAACACGACGATCTGGTGAAACGGACGCAGATCCATGAAACGCTCAAACGGCTCTCACTCCGCAATAATGGGACGGAAGCCATCGCATCTGCTCTGGGCAACATGGTGGGCAAGCCGCTCCTCTTGATCGACTGGCTGGAACAGCGCCACTACCCGCCTCACTCCGAGCTGCGGGAGCTGTTCAGCTGGGACGAGCTCACGCTGCTTGTCAGCAGCCGCCTCCACCCTCGCTGGATCAGCGTCTCCGACAAAACTGCCGATGGATGGCCGGAACAGCCCTTTTCCGTATATATCTACCCGCTGGCAAACGGCTCCGTCTTCCTCGGCTGTCTGCTGATCCGCGCCGATTCGTGCACGCTATCCGATCTGGAGCGGATCACGATCGAGCAGGGAATTGCGATATTGGCTCTCGATCTGGTGAAGAAACAATCGCTCAGCTCTGTCTTCTACAAACGATCCCACGATCTTTTCCAGCACCTCCTCACCGCAAAAGGAGCCGAACTGTCCCATCAAGCGCAATCCATCGGTCTTATGCCCGGTGCCACGTATCTCTGTGTCCATGCCATGCTGCTCCGCTGCTACGACCTCGCCAAGCAAGAGGCACATATCCACCGGATCGTCCATCGATGGAAGCAGCTTTTCAACGGATGGGAAGTGATTACCTACGGATTTCACAATCAGCTGACGATGTTGATCGAGGCAGCCAGCCATGCCCATCCGCGTTCCTGCGCAGAGAAGCTGGGAGATTTCGCACGCGAATGGAATCAACAGGAGGACTGCCAGATCGCCATCGGAGTCGGGGGTGCCTACAGCGGGCTGGAGCAGATCGCCAAAAGCTTTGAGGAAGCAAAAAAAGCGGTCCAGTATCTTAACAACCGGAACCGCTTCGGGGTCGTGCGATATGGAGAACTGGGCGTCAATCAGCTCATGATCAATCAGACTGCAGAAGACATGGCTGCCTTCGTGAGAGATGTGTTTCGTCCGTTTTGGGAGAATCGGGCAAAATACGCGGAGTTGGAAAAAACCTTGCTCGTCTACATCCAATGCAGCCAGTCCGCGCAAGAGACCGCAAACGAGCTGCATATCCACATCAATACGCTCTACCAGCGGCTGCGCAAGATAGAAGCCCTGCTGAATATCGACTTCAAGCGGCCGGAGGATATGCTCAAAATTCAGTTGGCCTGCCATTTGCGGACCGAAGCCGCCGGCGCCCTCTAG